One Inquilinus sp. KBS0705 genomic region harbors:
- a CDS encoding GIY-YIG nuclease family protein: FNKIYIGYSSDVDNRLISHNQLSTKGHTIKYRPWTIAYTEDFELKSAALKREKQLKSANGRKFVWEIIRQKFGSSDG; the protein is encoded by the coding sequence TGTTCAATAAAATTTATATCGGGTATTCATCTGATGTAGACAACCGCCTTATCTCCCATAACCAACTTTCTACTAAAGGCCACACCATTAAATATCGCCCCTGGACTATTGCTTACACTGAAGATTTTGAATTAAAATCAGCAGCCCTTAAAAGAGAAAAACAGTTAAAATCAGCAAACGGTCGCAAATTCGTTTGGGAAATCATTCGTCAAAAATTTGGTAGCTCAGATGGTTAG